CTGCGAGCCGCCCGTGTTCGTCGACGTCCCCGACCACCGCACCGAGGTCCTCGGGCTGGAGCTGGCGTGCGCGGACTATCTCACCGAGGTCCCCTGGGTGCTCGTGGAGCGCGGCGGGGACATCTGCCACGAGCTGGAGGAGGTCGGCCGGGAGTACTCGGCCGACGCCATCGTCGTCGGCTCCACGCACGGCATCGTGGGCCGGATCTTCGGATCCGTGGCCGGCCGTCTGGCGCGTCGGGCGCAGCGCCCGGTCATCGTCATCCCCTGAGCCGTGAAAGGCCCCTGACGGGGCGTCAGGGGCCTTTCACGGTGCCGTCGTGCGGGCGGGCGGACGGGTGGTGTCCGCCACTCGGCTACTCGACGGTGACGGACTTCGCGAGGTTGCGAGGCTTGTCGATGTCACGGCCCATGGCGAGTGCCGTGTGGTAGGCGAGCAGCTGCAGCGGGATGCCCATCAGGATCGGGTCCAGCTCGTTCTCGTTCTTGGGGACGACGATCGTGTGGTCGGCCTTCTCCTGCTCGCGGTGGGCGACGGCGAGGATACGGCCGCTGCGGGCCTTGATCTCCTCCAGCGCCGCGCGGTTCTTCTCCAGCAGGTCGTCGTCCGGGACGATCGCGACGGTGGGCAGCGCGGGCTCGATGAGCGCGAGCGGGCCGTGCTTGAGCTCGGAGGCCGGGTAGGCCTCGGCGTGGATGTAGGAGATCTCCTTGAGCTTCAGGGAGGCCTCCAGTGCGACGGGGTAGCCCCGGACGCGCCCGATGAACATCATCGACTGGGCGCCCGCGTACTCCTCGGCGAGCTTCTTGATCTCGTCCTCCGACTCGAGGATGCGGCCGATCTGCTCGGGCAGCTTGCGCAGGCCCTCGATGATCCGCTTGCCGTCGGACACCGACAGGTCGCGGATGCGGCCCAGGTGCAGTGCGAGCAGCGCGAAGGCGACGACGGTGTTCGTGAAGCACTTCGTGGAGACGACGCAGACCTCGGGGCCGGCGTGGACGTACATTCCGCCGTCCGCCTCGCGGGCGATCGCCGAGCCGACGACGTTCACCACGCCCAGGACGCGGGCGCCCTTGCGCTTGAGCTCCTGGACGGCCGCCAGCACGTCGTAGGTCTCGCCGGACTGGGAGACGGCGACGTACAGGGTGTCGGGGTCCACGACCGGGTTGCGGTAGCGGAACTCGGACGCGGGCTCCGCGTCCGCGGGGATGCGGGCGAGCTCCTCGATGAGCCCGGCGCCGATCATGCCCGCGTGGTAGGACGTGCCACAGCCCAGGATCTTGATCCGGCGGACCCCGCGGGCCTCTCGCGCGTCCAGGTTCAGGCCGCCCAGGTGCACGGTCGAGAAGCGGTCGTCGATGCGGCCGCGCAGCACGCGGTCCACGGCGTCGGCCTGCTCCGAGATCTCCTTGTGCATGTACGTGTCGTGGCCGCCCATGTCGTACGACTCGGCCTCCCACTCCACGGTCGTGGGCGTGGCCGTGGTGGTCGAGCCCTCGGTGGTGTACGTGCGGAAGTCGTCGGCCTTGAGGGTGGCCATCTCGCCGTCGTCCAGGGTGACGATCTGGCGGGTGTGCGCGACCAGGGCGGCCACGTCGGAGGCGACGAACATCTCCTTCTCGCCGATGCCCAGCACGACGGGGGAGCCGTTGCGGGCGACGACGATGCGGTCGTTGAAGTCGGCGTGCAGCACGGCGACGCCGTACGTGCCCTCGACCGACTTCAATGCGTCGCGGACCTTCTCCTCCAGCGTGAGTGCCTGCGAGCGGGAGACCAGGTGGACCAGTACCTCGGTGTCCGTCTCGGAGAGGAACTCGACGCCGTCGGCGACCAGCTTTGCCCGGATCTCGGAGGCGTTGTCGATGATGCCGTTGTGGACGACGGCGACCTTGCCCTCCGCGTCCAGGTGCGGGTGGGCGTTCTCGTCGCTCGGGGCGCCGTGGGTGGCCCAGCGGGTGTGGGCGATGCCCGTGGTGCCGGCGAACCGCTTGGGCACGCGGGCCTCCAGCTCGCGGACCCGGCCCTTGGCCTTGACCATCTTCAGGGTGCCGGGCCTGCCCGCCGCGGCCTTGCCCGTGATGACGAGGCCCGCGGAGTCGTAGCCCCGGTACTCCAGCCGCTGCAGGCCCTCCAGCAGCAGCGGAGCCACGTCACGCTTCCCGATGTATCCGACGATCCCGCACATGGATTCTCTGCCCCTCCATCGACGTACAAAAGTTCGGTGCCCGGCCCGCCGCCGATCGCTCAGCCGTAGACGATGCGGCGCAGCTGGCGGAGCGAGAGCTCCTGCGGCGCCACCGCGCGGTGCGGCAGCTCGGCCGCGATCCGCTCGAAGATCTCCGTGTTCACCAGACCGCCGGCCTGCAGTTCGCGGTGGCGGCGGCGCACGAAGCCCTCGGTCGTCTCGTCGAAGTACGCCAGCACGTCGAGGACCACCCTGGCCGCCTCGCCGCGCCGGAGCGCGGTGGAACGTACGAGGTGGTCGATGAGGTCGTCATGCGCGGGACGGTGTTCGAGCACTCGTCGATATTGCGTGGAGCGGTCTCGTTACGCAAGAAATCTGCCCGAAATCGGGCAGGGATCTCATCCAGGAGGGGCTTATGTCTGGAATGAGCATAAGATTCTCATCCAGCCCCGCCCGGATAAGCCCCGCCCGGGAAAGCCGCGCCCGGGAAAGCCGCGCCCGGAGAAGCCCCGCCCGGAGTGGGCGGGGCCGGACCCCCGCTCAGTACCCCGCGATCGGGTTCCGCAGCCGGCCGGTCAGCTGGAGCGCGCCCGCCGGGTCCTCCAGGTCGACCATCTGCCGGTTGTTCCGCAGCTGCAGCCGGTTCAGGCAGGACAGCGCGAAGTCCTCCGTGAACATGTCGTACTGCTCGAACTTGTCCGAGAGGTACGGCACCGACTCCTGGTAGCCCCGGACGCACTCGGCGACCGTCCGCCAGAAGGTGTCCTCGTCGAGTACCCCCTCGGTGGCCAGACCGGCCCCCAGGAAGCGGAAGAAGCAGTCGAAGACGTCGGTGAGCACCGAGAGCAGCTTCATGTCCTCGGGGACGTCGGCGCGGATCCGCTCGACCTGGGGCGGCAGCACCGCGTCCGGGTCCATGACGGCGATCTCCTCGGCGATGTCCTTGAAGACCGTCCGGCGCACGACGCCGTCCTCGACGACGAGGATCACGTTCTCGCCGTGCGGCATGAACACCAGGTCGTACGCGTAGAAGCTGTGCAGCACCGGCACCAGGTACGCGTCCAGGTAGCGGCGCAGCCAGTCGGCCGGGGCCAGCCCCGACTCGGCGATCAGGGCGCCCGCCACCGAGCGGCCCTCGTCGTCGGTGTGGATCAGGGAGGCCATGGTGGCGAGGCGCTCGCCCCCGGTCAGGGAGGCGACCGGGCTCTCCCGCCACAGGGCGGCCAGCATCTTCAGATAGGGGGAGCCCTTGGTGGTCGCCGCCTCGTAGGCGTGGTGGCGGTAGCCGACGGCGGCCCGCTCCCGGATGATCGAGAACCCGCTCCCGCGCAGCAGGTCGTCGCGCTCGATCAGACCGGCCAGCCAGTCGTTGATCGCGGGGGTCGCCTCCATGTACGAGGCGGACAGCCCGCGCATGAAGCCCATGTTCAGCACGGACAGTGCCGTCTTGACGTAGTGCTTCCCGGGGTGGTCGGCGTTGAAGAAGGTCCGGATCGACTGCTGGGCCAGATAGGAGTCGTCGCCCTCGCCCAGACAGACCAGGTGCTGCCGCGCGATCTCTCCGGCGAAGGTGACGGCGAGCTTGTTCCACCACTGCCAGGGGTGGACCGGGATCAGCAGGTGGTCGTCGAGGTCGAGCCCCAGGTCCCGCATCCTCGCGGCGAACCTGCCGAGGGTCTCCTCACCGAGCTCGTCGGCGACGAGGGTGGGGTAGTCCAGCCCGGCACCCGCCGTGAAGGTGGCGCGATCACGGCGGGCCGCCAGCCAGATCAGCCGGATTCCGGTCGCGGCCTCGGGGGCATAGGCGCGGTATTCGCCGACCCCGAAGCCGAGCCGCCCGTTGTTGGCGACAAAGCAGGGGTGACCCTCGGTCATCCCCGTCTCGATCGCCTGGAAACCGGCCACGGCGAGCTGAGCGGAGGTGGTCGGTTCCTTGGTCAGCTTGTAGGCGGTTCCGGCCAGCGTGGAGGAGATCTCCTCCAGGTACACCGGCAGGATCTCCGCCGACAGGCCCAGCGTCGCGCGGAGCTCGACGAAGAACTCCAGGGCGTCCAGCGGGAGGTCCGAGCCGTGCCGGTGGCGCGTGATCGACCCGGCGTCGACCTGCCAGTGGTCCAGCGCGAAGCGCCGGGCGGCGAAGCGGTACTCGACGGTCCCGTCGTCGCTGCGCACGGCATGGCGGCCGTCGTCGAGCGGGGCGGGGTCCAGCAGCCGCTCGTGGGAGAACTCGGCCAGCGCCTTGCGGATCAGCTGCCGGTTGGCGACGGCCCAGCGCTCGGGCGTCAGGTGGTCGACCGCGGCGGTCGCGGGATGTGTGGTCATCGGTCGGCTCCAGTGGTCGCGGCCTCGAACTGCTCACGGGTGCAGGCGCTGAGCAGGGCCTGCTTCTCCGGCTTGGTGATCTCCCGGATCACCTCGAAGCCGACGGCCTTGTTCAGCGCGTGCACCGCGCTGTTGGTGACGTCCGGTTCGACGACGACCCGGCGTACCGCCGGGTCGGCGAACAGCGTCTCCATGACGGTGGTGATCACGGCCAGGGTGAAGCCGTGCACGGGGGTCTCGGGCGGGGCGACCAGGAAGTGCATCCCGATGTCCCCGGGCTCCGCGTCGTACAGCCCCGCGAGCTCGACCTCGGTGGGGTCGTAGCGCTCCATGAGGAAGGCCCGGCCGTCGTGCAGGCCGATGAAGGCGTCGTGGTGGGGGTGGGCGGCTATCGCCGCGTACTCCCGCTCGACGTCCTCCAGCCGGGCGTCGCCCATCATCCAGAAGGCCGACCTGGGATGGGTGACCCACTCGTGGACCAGTTCCGCGTCGGACCTGCCGCCCTTCCTTCCGGGGCCGGTGTCCATGGGGCGCACGGAGAACGCCCCGGTCTGCTGCGTGCGGGTCATGCTGCGAACTCCTGGAACGTGACGGACTTCTCGACCGGGTAGTACTCGCGGCCGAGCAGCTCGCCGATGATGTACGCGTTGCGGTAGGCACCCATGCCCAGGTCGGGCGAGGTGATCGAGTGGGTGTGCACCCCGGAGTTCTGCAGGAAGATCCCGCGCCCGGTGGTGTCGATGCTGTAGTTGCGGGCCACGTCGAAACGGCCCCGGGAGTCGTACCGGATCCGGTCCGTGACGGGCTTCAGGAAGGCCGGCGCGGTGTACCGGTAGCCCGTGGCGAGGACGAGTCCCTCGCTGTGCAGCTCGTAGTCCCTGCCCTGCTCCTCCTGGCGCAGGCCCAGGGTGTACGTCCCCGTCGACGCGTCGTGACGCGCGCTGTCCAGAGCGGAGTTGGTGAGCAGCCGGGTGGGCACGGGGCCGTGCAGGCTCTTCTGGTAGAGCAGGTCGAAGATGGCGTCTATCAGCTCGCCGTCGATGCCCTTGAACAGGCCCTTCTGGCCGGACTCCAGCCGGTAGCGGGTGTCCTCGGGCAGGGCGTGGAAGTAGTCCACGTACTCCGGCGAGGTCATCTCCAGCGTGAGCTTGGTGTACTCCAGCGGGAAGAAGCGGGGGGAGCGCGTCACCCAGTTCAGCCGGTAGCCGTGGGCGTCGATCCCGGACAGCAGGTCGTAGTAGATCTCCGCCGCGCTCTGGCCGCTGCCCACCAGAGTGATGGACTTCTTGGCCTGGAGGTTCGCCTTCTCCCGCAGATAGCGGGAGTTGTGCAGGAAGTCGCCGCCCAGCCCCTGGCAGGCCTCCGGGATGTGCGGCGGGGTGCCGGTCCCCAGGACCAGGTGGCGGGCACGGAACGCGCTGTCGGCGGTGCGGACGGTGTAGAGGCCGTCGCCCTCGTCGTACGTAACCGACTGTGCGGTTTGGTTGAAACGGATACTGCCTAGTTCGGCCGCCGCCCACCGGCAGTAGTCGTTGTACTCGGTGCGCAGCGGGTAGAAGTTCTCCCGGATGTAGAACGAGTAGAGCCTGCCCCGCTCCTTCAGGTAGTTCAGGAAGGAGTACGGCGAGGTCGGGTCGGCCATCGTGACCAGGTCCGACATGAACGGGGTCTGGAGGTGGGCCCCTTCGAGGAACATCCCCGAGTGCCACTCGAAGTCCGGCTTGGACTCCAGGAACAGGCCGTCCAGCTCCTCGACGGGCTCGGTCAGGCAGGCCAGCCCGAGGTTGAACGGACCGAGCCCGATCCCGATGAAGTCGTACGGGGCGGTGCGGGGCTCAGGAAACGCGGTCAAGGGACTCTCCCAGGTACTGCTCGGCGTGGCCGGCGATCAGATCGAGGACGGCGGTGATGTCGGCCGTGGTCGTCTCGGGGTTCAGCAGGGTGAACTTCAGGTACTGGCCGCCGCCGACCTTCGTACCCGCCACCACGGCCTCACCCGAGGCGAACAGGGCCTTGCGGGCGTACAGATTGGCCCGGTCGATGTCGGTGGACGTCCGGACGCGGTCCGGGACGTAGCGGAAGACCAGGGTGGACAGCCGCGGCTCCACGACGACGTCGAAGCGCGGGTCGGCGGCCAGCAGCCGCCAGCCCTCGGCGGCCAGGTCGCACACCTCGTCGAACAGCTCCCCGACACCGTCCGCGCCCATGGTGCGCAGCGTCATCCACAGCTTCAGGGCGTCGAACCTGCGTGTGGTCTGCAGGGACTTGTCCACCTGGTTGGGGATGCGTTCCCGGACGGTCCGCTCCGGGTTGAGGTATTCCGCGTGGTAGGTCGCGTGACGCAGCGTGGACCGGTCACGCACCAGCACGGCGGAGGAACTCACGGGCTGGAAGAAGGACTTGTGGTAGTCCACGGTGACGGAGTCGGCCCGCTCGATGCCGTCGATCAGCTCGCGCCGGGTGGGCGAGGCGAGCAGCCCGCAGCCGTAGGCGGCGTCGACGTGCATCCAGGTGGCGTACCGGTCGCAGAGGGCGGCGATCTCGGGCAGCGGGTCGATGGAGCCGAAGTCCGTGGTCCCCGCGGTGGCGACGACGGCCATCGGCACGGTGCCCTCGGCCGCACAGCGTTCGAGGGCGGCGGCCAGCGCGACGGTCTGCATGCGCTTCTCGCGGTCCACGGGGACGGACACGACGGAGTCGGGGCCGAGGCCGAGCAGCTTGGCCGACTTCTGGACACTGAAATGGCTGCACTCGGAGGTGAGGATCCGCAGCCGGCTGAACTCCTGCGGAGGGAGCTTGGTCTCTTCGCGCGCCAGCAGCAGCGCGTGCAGGTTGGACTGCGTGCCGCCGCTGGTGAAGACGCCGTCCGCCGCGGGTCCGAGGCCGATGCGGCCGGCCGTCCAGTCGATCAGCCGGCGCTCGATCAGTGTGCCTCCCGCACTCTGGTCCCAGGTGTCCAGGGAGGAGTTGACGGCGGAGAGCACCGCCTCGCCGACCACCGCGGGGATGACCACCGGGCAGTTGAGGTGGGCGAGGTAGCGGGGATGGTGGAAGTACACCGCGTCGCGCAGGTAGACCTCGCCGAGCTCGTCCAGTACGGCGGCGGTGTCTCCGAGCGGCCGGTCCAGATCGATGGCGTCGACGACGGGGCCGAGCCCGTCGGCGTCCATGCCGGTGAACGGGCGTTCGGTGGAGGCGAGTCTGGCCGCGACCTGTTCGACTCCCGCGGTGACGGAGCGACGGTAGTCCTCCGCCGTCGTGCGGTTGAGCAGGTGGGAACGCATGAGGGGGCCTCCCGGGTGGGGACGTCGTCGCGGCCCTCCGGGCAGAGAGAGGGGGGCGAGGGCGCGACGGTTAAGTTAGGTAACCCTAACCTAACAATGTTCGCGTCCTTCGCCCCCGGGGTGTCCGTCACAGGAACCCCACAAGACACGCAGGGGTGTTACGCCGCGACCCGCGCCGCCTGCTCCCTCAGCTGCTCCTCGCTCAGCCCGCGCCGCCAGTAGCCGGTGAAGGTGACCCGGCGGCGGTCGAGCAGCCTCTCCCGGACGAAGTGGCGGCGCAGGGCCTTGACCCCGGACGACTCACCGGCGATCCAGACGTACGGGGTGCCCTCGGGCAGTTCCTCCGCGCGCACGGCGTCGACGGCGGAGGGAGCGCCCTCCGCCCGCACGAGCCAGGTGATGCGCACGTCGGCCTCGGTGCGGATGTCCAGACGGTCCAGGCTGTGCGGGACCTCCAGCCAGGCCCGGGCCTTCGTGCCGGCCGGCAGCCATTCCAGTGCGGCCGACGCGGCGGGCAGCGCGGTCTCGTCGGCGCAGATCAGCACGCAGCCGGTGTCCTGCGGCGGCTGGAAACGGACGCCGTTGTTGGCCTCACCGGTGGGGCCCAGGACGGTCAGACGCTGCCCCGGTACGGCGGCCTCGGCCCAGCGGCAGGCGGGCCCGCCGTCCTCGTGGAGCGCGAAGTCGATGTCGATCTCGGTCGAACCGTCCGGGGCGTACCGCTGGGCGCGCACGGTGTACGACCGCATGACCGCCCTGACGTCGGCGGGCAGGGCGCGCCAGGCCGGGAACCACTCACCGTTCCCGTCGACCGGGACCACGGCCTCGGTCTGGCCCGGATGCGGCAGGAAGACCGAGAGGCTCTGGTCGCGGCCTCCGGCGACGAAGCCGTCGCACCCCGGCCCGCCGAAGGTGATCCTCCGCATCGACGGGCTCAGCCGGCTGGTCCGCAGGACCGTCAGGCCGAAGAACCGGAAGGGGGCGATGGCGGGTGCGGTCGCGGTCGTCATACGAGGGTTCCTCCCGGGAGGCGGAGCGGCGGATGACGGCCCGGCCCGGAGACGCTCCGGGCCGGGCCAGGGGATCAGCCGACCTTCTTGGCCTTCTCGATGGCCTCGGCGAGGGCGTCGAGGATCGGGGCGCACTTGTCGTAGGAGTAGATGGGCTCCGTCGTGCGCGGGATGACCTGACCGGCCTTCACGGCGGGCAGTCCGGCCCAGGTCGGCTTCGAGGTCAGGGCGTCGGGCTGGAGCGCGGAGGAGCGGTTGTCCATCATGATGATGTCGGCGTCGTACTTGTCGACGTTCTCCCAGCTCAGCTCCTCGAAGAAGCCTGCCTCGTTGACCTTCGGCTCGACGAACTGCACGCCGAGCTCCTGGAAGTACAGGGTGTCCGCGGACGTCTTGGCGAGCGAGACGTAGAACAGGTCCTGACTGGCCGAGCCCACCAGGACCTTGATGTTCGGCTGGGACTTGGCGGCGGCGCGCAGCCGGGCCGCCGCCTTCTCGAAGGCGGCCTTGGCGTCGGTGACCTTCTTGGCCTTGACGTCGGCGCCGAGGGAGGCGGCGAGGTCCTCGTGGCGCTGGATCGCCTTCGGGACCGTGGTCTGGGCGGCCCACAGGGCGACGCTCGGGGCCAGCTTGAGGATCTTGTCCTTGGACTGGTCCGGCACGTACCAGAGGGCGTCCTTCTCCCACATGGCGGTGACGAGGAGCTCCGGTGCGAGCCCCGCGTACTTCTCGACGTTGAACTCGCCCCAGACGTTGCCGAGTATCTCGACCTTGCTGATGTCGAGGTCGCCCGCCTGCACGTCGGCCTTGCCGTCCGAGGTCTTCGTCGGGCCGAAGACGCCCTTCACCTCGACGCCGTAGTCGTGGAGCGCGGCGGCGACACCGATGAACGCGACGATGTTCTTCGGCGTGGACTCGGCCTCGGCGGTCTGCCCACGGTCGTCCTCGAAGGACCAGGGGCCGGATTTCTCCGCACCCGAACCCGAGGCGGAGCCCTTCTCGTCACTGTCACCGCATGCCGCGAGGACGGCACCGAGACCGACGGCGCCACCGACGGCCAACAGGCCGCGGCGGGAGAGTGAGCTGGTCCGGAGGACGGTCATGAGTGAGTCTGCTTTCGTACGCGCCGCAGGGCGCCCGCTGACGATTCGAGGGAAGGCTAGCCTAACCTCACATATGGCGGGCGAGGAGGGCAAGGGGCAGCGGCCGTTCCGTTACCCGCGCGCGGAAGAGCCTCCCTTCCCCGGCGGGGAGGGAGGCTCTTCCGGTGTCCCCTGGAGCGCGTCCGTCAGGCGTCCATGCCCAGCTCCCTGGCGATCAGCATCCGCTGCACCTCACTCGTGCCCTCGCCGATCTCCAGGATCTTGGAGTCGCGCCACATCCGTGCCACCGGGTACTCGTTCATGAAGCCGTACCCGCCGTGGATCTGCGTCGCGTCCCGGGCGTTGTCCACCGCCACCGTCGACGAGTACAGCTTCGCGATGGCCGCCTCCTTCTTGAACGGCTCACCCGCGACGAGCCGCGAGGCCGCGTCGCGCCAGCCGATCCGGGCCATGTGCGCCCGGGTCTCCATGTCCGCGATCTTGAACTGGATGGCCTGGTTGGCGCCGATCGGCCTCCCGAAGGCGTGCCGCTCCTTCGCGTACTTCAGCGACTCGTCCACGCAGCCCTGCGCCAGGCCCGTCGACAGCGCCGAGATGGCGATCCGGCCCTCGTCCAGGATCCGCAGGAACTGCGCATACCCGCGGCCCTCCTCACCGAGCAGGTTCGCCGCCGGGACGCGGACGTCGGAGAAGGACAGCTCACGGGTGTCCGACGCGTTCCACCCGACCTTGGAGTACGGGGCGGCCACCGTGAAGCCCGGGGTACCGGACGGGACGATGATCGCGGAGATGCGCGGGGCGCCGTTCTCCTTGCGGCCGGTGACCGCCGTCACCGTCACCAGCTCCGTGATGTCCGTACCGGAGTTGGTGATGAAGCACTTGGAGCCGTTGATCACCCACTCGCCGGTGGCCTCGTCCAGGACGGCCGTCGTCCGTGTGCCGCCCGCGTCCGAGCCGCCGTCCGGCTCCGTCAGCCCGAACGCGCCCAGTGCCTCTCCCGCGCAGAGCTTCGGCAGCCACCGCTCCTTCTGCTCCTCGGTCCCGAACCGGAAGACGGGCATGGCGCCGAGCGAGACGCCGGCCTCCAGGGTGATCGCCACGGACGAGTCGACCCGCGCCAGCTCCTCCAGGGCGATCCCGAGGGCGAGGTAGTCCCCGCCCATGCCGCCGTACTCCTCCGGGAACGGCAGGCCGAACAGGCCCATCCGGCCCATCTCCCGCACGATCTCGTAGGGGAACTCGTGGCGCTCGTAGAGGTCGCCGATCTTCGGGGCGATCACATCATGTGCGAACTCCTCTACGGTACGGCGCAGTTCCTCGTGCTCGGCGGTCAGCCGGTGGTCAAGGGACATGGGTGCTTCACTCCTTGTGGGACAGCGCGCGGACGGTACGGGACGGGCTCGGGCGGCCCAGCTGCTCGGCCATCCACACGCTTG
The DNA window shown above is from Streptomyces sp. Alt3 and carries:
- a CDS encoding IucA/IucC family protein; the protein is MTTHPATAAVDHLTPERWAVANRQLIRKALAEFSHERLLDPAPLDDGRHAVRSDDGTVEYRFAARRFALDHWQVDAGSITRHRHGSDLPLDALEFFVELRATLGLSAEILPVYLEEISSTLAGTAYKLTKEPTTSAQLAVAGFQAIETGMTEGHPCFVANNGRLGFGVGEYRAYAPEAATGIRLIWLAARRDRATFTAGAGLDYPTLVADELGEETLGRFAARMRDLGLDLDDHLLIPVHPWQWWNKLAVTFAGEIARQHLVCLGEGDDSYLAQQSIRTFFNADHPGKHYVKTALSVLNMGFMRGLSASYMEATPAINDWLAGLIERDDLLRGSGFSIIRERAAVGYRHHAYEAATTKGSPYLKMLAALWRESPVASLTGGERLATMASLIHTDDEGRSVAGALIAESGLAPADWLRRYLDAYLVPVLHSFYAYDLVFMPHGENVILVVEDGVVRRTVFKDIAEEIAVMDPDAVLPPQVERIRADVPEDMKLLSVLTDVFDCFFRFLGAGLATEGVLDEDTFWRTVAECVRGYQESVPYLSDKFEQYDMFTEDFALSCLNRLQLRNNRQMVDLEDPAGALQLTGRLRNPIAGY
- a CDS encoding GNAT family N-acetyltransferase, with product MTRTQQTGAFSVRPMDTGPGRKGGRSDAELVHEWVTHPRSAFWMMGDARLEDVEREYAAIAAHPHHDAFIGLHDGRAFLMERYDPTEVELAGLYDAEPGDIGMHFLVAPPETPVHGFTLAVITTVMETLFADPAVRRVVVEPDVTNSAVHALNKAVGFEVIREITKPEKQALLSACTREQFEAATTGADR
- a CDS encoding pyridoxal phosphate-dependent decarboxylase family protein, whose amino-acid sequence is MRSHLLNRTTAEDYRRSVTAGVEQVAARLASTERPFTGMDADGLGPVVDAIDLDRPLGDTAAVLDELGEVYLRDAVYFHHPRYLAHLNCPVVIPAVVGEAVLSAVNSSLDTWDQSAGGTLIERRLIDWTAGRIGLGPAADGVFTSGGTQSNLHALLLAREETKLPPQEFSRLRILTSECSHFSVQKSAKLLGLGPDSVVSVPVDREKRMQTVALAAALERCAAEGTVPMAVVATAGTTDFGSIDPLPEIAALCDRYATWMHVDAAYGCGLLASPTRRELIDGIERADSVTVDYHKSFFQPVSSSAVLVRDRSTLRHATYHAEYLNPERTVRERIPNQVDKSLQTTRRFDALKLWMTLRTMGADGVGELFDEVCDLAAEGWRLLAADPRFDVVVEPRLSTLVFRYVPDRVRTSTDIDRANLYARKALFASGEAVVAGTKVGGGQYLKFTLLNPETTTADITAVLDLIAGHAEQYLGESLDRVS
- the glmS gene encoding glutamine--fructose-6-phosphate transaminase (isomerizing) gives rise to the protein MCGIVGYIGKRDVAPLLLEGLQRLEYRGYDSAGLVITGKAAAGRPGTLKMVKAKGRVRELEARVPKRFAGTTGIAHTRWATHGAPSDENAHPHLDAEGKVAVVHNGIIDNASEIRAKLVADGVEFLSETDTEVLVHLVSRSQALTLEEKVRDALKSVEGTYGVAVLHADFNDRIVVARNGSPVVLGIGEKEMFVASDVAALVAHTRQIVTLDDGEMATLKADDFRTYTTEGSTTTATPTTVEWEAESYDMGGHDTYMHKEISEQADAVDRVLRGRIDDRFSTVHLGGLNLDAREARGVRRIKILGCGTSYHAGMIGAGLIEELARIPADAEPASEFRYRNPVVDPDTLYVAVSQSGETYDVLAAVQELKRKGARVLGVVNVVGSAIAREADGGMYVHAGPEVCVVSTKCFTNTVVAFALLALHLGRIRDLSVSDGKRIIEGLRKLPEQIGRILESEDEIKKLAEEYAGAQSMMFIGRVRGYPVALEASLKLKEISYIHAEAYPASELKHGPLALIEPALPTVAIVPDDDLLEKNRAALEEIKARSGRILAVAHREQEKADHTIVVPKNENELDPILMGIPLQLLAYHTALAMGRDIDKPRNLAKSVTVE
- a CDS encoding acyl-CoA dehydrogenase family protein; protein product: MSLDHRLTAEHEELRRTVEEFAHDVIAPKIGDLYERHEFPYEIVREMGRMGLFGLPFPEEYGGMGGDYLALGIALEELARVDSSVAITLEAGVSLGAMPVFRFGTEEQKERWLPKLCAGEALGAFGLTEPDGGSDAGGTRTTAVLDEATGEWVINGSKCFITNSGTDITELVTVTAVTGRKENGAPRISAIIVPSGTPGFTVAAPYSKVGWNASDTRELSFSDVRVPAANLLGEEGRGYAQFLRILDEGRIAISALSTGLAQGCVDESLKYAKERHAFGRPIGANQAIQFKIADMETRAHMARIGWRDAASRLVAGEPFKKEAAIAKLYSSTVAVDNARDATQIHGGYGFMNEYPVARMWRDSKILEIGEGTSEVQRMLIARELGMDA
- a CDS encoding lysine N(6)-hydroxylase/L-ornithine N(5)-oxygenase family protein, giving the protein MTAFPEPRTAPYDFIGIGLGPFNLGLACLTEPVEELDGLFLESKPDFEWHSGMFLEGAHLQTPFMSDLVTMADPTSPYSFLNYLKERGRLYSFYIRENFYPLRTEYNDYCRWAAAELGSIRFNQTAQSVTYDEGDGLYTVRTADSAFRARHLVLGTGTPPHIPEACQGLGGDFLHNSRYLREKANLQAKKSITLVGSGQSAAEIYYDLLSGIDAHGYRLNWVTRSPRFFPLEYTKLTLEMTSPEYVDYFHALPEDTRYRLESGQKGLFKGIDGELIDAIFDLLYQKSLHGPVPTRLLTNSALDSARHDASTGTYTLGLRQEEQGRDYELHSEGLVLATGYRYTAPAFLKPVTDRIRYDSRGRFDVARNYSIDTTGRGIFLQNSGVHTHSITSPDLGMGAYRNAYIIGELLGREYYPVEKSVTFQEFAA
- a CDS encoding siderophore-interacting protein, whose amino-acid sequence is MTTATAPAIAPFRFFGLTVLRTSRLSPSMRRITFGGPGCDGFVAGGRDQSLSVFLPHPGQTEAVVPVDGNGEWFPAWRALPADVRAVMRSYTVRAQRYAPDGSTEIDIDFALHEDGGPACRWAEAAVPGQRLTVLGPTGEANNGVRFQPPQDTGCVLICADETALPAASAALEWLPAGTKARAWLEVPHSLDRLDIRTEADVRITWLVRAEGAPSAVDAVRAEELPEGTPYVWIAGESSGVKALRRHFVRERLLDRRRVTFTGYWRRGLSEEQLREQAARVAA
- a CDS encoding universal stress protein — protein: MAGHEIPEPADRKQVADPGSEPQTVGESRPSCDPAFRHGVVVGFDGSMSSERALAYAIGMAHRHSSGLIIVHVANRLPTTVWAGCEPPVFVDVPDHRTEVLGLELACADYLTEVPWVLVERGGDICHELEEVGREYSADAIVVGSTHGIVGRIFGSVAGRLARRAQRPVIVIP
- a CDS encoding ABC transporter substrate-binding protein — its product is MTVLRTSSLSRRGLLAVGGAVGLGAVLAACGDSDEKGSASGSGAEKSGPWSFEDDRGQTAEAESTPKNIVAFIGVAAALHDYGVEVKGVFGPTKTSDGKADVQAGDLDISKVEILGNVWGEFNVEKYAGLAPELLVTAMWEKDALWYVPDQSKDKILKLAPSVALWAAQTTVPKAIQRHEDLAASLGADVKAKKVTDAKAAFEKAAARLRAAAKSQPNIKVLVGSASQDLFYVSLAKTSADTLYFQELGVQFVEPKVNEAGFFEELSWENVDKYDADIIMMDNRSSALQPDALTSKPTWAGLPAVKAGQVIPRTTEPIYSYDKCAPILDALAEAIEKAKKVG